The following proteins are co-located in the Motilibacter rhizosphaerae genome:
- the purN gene encoding phosphoribosylglycinamide formyltransferase, producing the protein MAPTAIPARVVVLVSGSGTLLQALLDAGEDELGAQLVAVGADREGIEGLRRADRAGVPTFVVPPADFPDRRAWDVALAEATAAYAPALVVSAGFMRILGRDFLARFPDRVVNTHPALLPSFPGAHAVRDALAYGVRVTGSTVHLVDEGVDTGPVLAQEAVPVEDGDDEARLHERIKTVERRLLVDVVGRLARSEWSVEGRKVRFA; encoded by the coding sequence ATGGCACCGACAGCGATACCGGCACGAGTCGTGGTCCTCGTGTCGGGGTCGGGCACGCTGCTCCAGGCGCTGCTCGACGCCGGCGAGGACGAGCTCGGCGCGCAGCTCGTCGCCGTGGGCGCCGACCGCGAGGGCATCGAGGGGCTGCGCCGCGCCGACCGCGCGGGAGTGCCGACCTTCGTCGTCCCGCCGGCCGACTTCCCCGACCGCCGGGCCTGGGACGTCGCGCTCGCGGAGGCCACCGCGGCGTACGCGCCGGCCCTGGTCGTCTCCGCAGGCTTCATGCGCATCCTCGGCCGCGACTTCCTGGCCCGCTTCCCCGACCGCGTCGTCAACACCCACCCCGCGCTGCTGCCGAGCTTCCCCGGGGCGCACGCGGTCCGCGACGCGCTCGCCTACGGCGTCCGCGTCACCGGCAGCACCGTCCACCTCGTCGACGAGGGCGTCGACACCGGCCCCGTGCTGGCCCAGGAGGCCGTGCCGGTCGAGGACGGCGACGACGAGGCGAGGCTGCACGAGCGCATCAAGACCGTGGAGCGTCGGCTGCTCGTCGACGTCGTGGGCCGCCTCGCGCGGTCCGAGTGGTCCGTCGAGGGCCGGAAGGTGAGGTTCGCATGA
- the mdh gene encoding malate dehydrogenase: protein MARSGKVTVVGAGFYGSTTALRLAEYDVLDEVVLTDVVEGKAEGLALDMNQSRPVEGFETKVTGATTGTDGSGYEVIAGSDVVVITAGLPRKPGMSRMDLIETNAKIVRSVAENVARHAPEAVVIVVSNPLDEMTALAQLATGFPKSRVLGQAGMLDTARFTNNVAEELGVPVGSVRTLTLGSHGDTMVPVPSRSSVDGKPLAEVLPQDRIDALVDRTRNGGAEVVALLKTGSAYYAPSAAAARMARAVIEDSGAVMPVCAWVEGEHGISGVYLGVEAEIGAGGVKRVVETELTESELAALKEAAEAVRAKQADVKDL, encoded by the coding sequence GTGGCGCGCAGTGGCAAGGTGACGGTGGTCGGTGCGGGCTTCTACGGCTCGACGACCGCCCTGCGTCTCGCGGAGTACGACGTCCTCGACGAGGTCGTCCTCACCGACGTGGTGGAGGGCAAGGCCGAGGGCCTCGCCCTCGACATGAACCAGTCCCGCCCGGTCGAGGGCTTCGAGACGAAGGTCACCGGCGCCACCACGGGCACCGACGGCTCGGGCTACGAGGTCATCGCGGGCTCGGACGTCGTCGTCATCACCGCCGGCCTGCCGCGCAAGCCGGGCATGAGCCGCATGGACCTCATCGAGACCAACGCCAAGATCGTGCGCTCGGTCGCGGAGAACGTCGCCCGCCACGCCCCGGAGGCCGTGGTCATCGTCGTGTCCAACCCGCTCGACGAGATGACCGCGCTGGCGCAGCTCGCCACGGGCTTCCCGAAGTCCCGCGTGCTCGGCCAGGCCGGCATGCTCGACACCGCGCGCTTCACCAACAACGTGGCGGAGGAGCTCGGGGTCCCGGTCGGCTCGGTCCGCACGCTGACGCTCGGCTCGCACGGCGACACGATGGTGCCGGTGCCCAGCCGCTCGAGCGTCGACGGCAAGCCGCTCGCCGAGGTGCTCCCGCAGGACCGCATCGACGCGCTCGTCGACCGCACCCGCAACGGCGGTGCCGAGGTCGTCGCGCTGCTGAAGACCGGCTCGGCCTATTACGCGCCGTCCGCCGCGGCCGCGCGCATGGCGCGCGCGGTCATCGAGGACTCCGGCGCGGTCATGCCCGTCTGCGCCTGGGTCGAGGGCGAGCACGGCATCTCCGGGGTCTACCTCGGGGTGGAGGCCGAGATCGGCGCCGGCGGCGTGAAGCGCGTCGTCGAGACCGAGCTCACCGAGTCCGAGCTCGCCGCGCTCAAGGAGGCCGCCGAGGCGGTCAGGGCCAAGCAGGCCGACGTCAAGGACCTCTGA
- a CDS encoding putative bifunctional diguanylate cyclase/phosphodiesterase — MGGGDWQAAVAVQYALAGATLLVALLHLLWWRRRPEERSALWSGLLSLSAAVLLASGAALFDTGALVHVQTLLLVRTAAIAAVTVLAVVATRVGAGLPPARLAVTLMLALYAVRFVLWGTTHLVYAHRVDRDGFPVYGPLVVLSFVPVVLVVVWLTLDAARRSSSALARRALVGSVLAAVLIAAVADTTGSRRLGELLSALWVTPFVAAQGMLVVLRLVSVEASERRLLSRQSALAAFGGRAVGEDDLALLEADAVRVVGELVDAPVSLQRRPLGTHPAAVPQRRLPPGQRQARGVRVGGSREELEASWEGELAPEDVEVVESVLHVLSAGAERAAAEEELRRLAVRDALTGLPNRALLQDRLASALGRAGRTQDVVAVLFFGLDGLKRLNDTAGHAAGDAALVQVGSAVARAARSTDTAARFGSDEFVLLCEGDCPPARLLEIAQHVRAEVARLDLPGPALTASAGIAASPAGEGSPEDLLRDAHAALQRAKERGTGVETFGEGLRRELLERVQLESDLDRDVPDRLEVHYQPVVRTADGRPVSVEALVRWRRDGELLLPGAWLEVAEQTGRIVAVGEAVLRRACADASRLRLPVAVNVSARQLASPGFAELVESLAVPGGVPLVLEVTETAVIADVEGARRLLERVRAAGVRVAMDDFGTGWSSLGMLSRLPVDVLKIDRSFVARVDEPDGRALVETVLLLGTSLGLDVVAEGVETEEQLEVLRSLGCSLVQGFLTGRPQPVERLLAAVADGGATAARGD; from the coding sequence ATGGGCGGAGGGGACTGGCAGGCGGCGGTCGCCGTCCAGTACGCCCTGGCCGGGGCCACCCTGCTCGTCGCGCTGCTGCACCTGCTGTGGTGGCGCCGGCGGCCCGAGGAGCGCTCGGCGCTGTGGTCGGGGCTGCTCAGCCTGAGCGCCGCGGTGCTGCTCGCGAGCGGGGCCGCGCTGTTCGACACCGGCGCCCTCGTGCACGTGCAGACCCTGCTGCTCGTCCGCACCGCCGCCATCGCTGCCGTGACCGTGCTCGCGGTCGTCGCGACGCGCGTCGGGGCCGGGCTGCCGCCCGCGCGCTTGGCCGTCACGCTCATGCTCGCGCTGTACGCCGTGCGCTTCGTGCTGTGGGGGACGACCCACCTCGTCTACGCCCACCGGGTCGACCGGGACGGGTTCCCGGTCTACGGGCCGCTGGTCGTCCTCTCCTTCGTCCCGGTGGTGCTGGTCGTCGTCTGGCTGACGCTCGACGCGGCGCGCCGCTCGAGCTCGGCGCTGGCGCGGCGCGCGCTCGTCGGCTCCGTGCTGGCCGCGGTGCTCATCGCGGCCGTCGCCGACACCACCGGATCCCGCCGGCTCGGCGAGCTGCTGAGCGCGCTGTGGGTCACCCCCTTCGTCGCCGCCCAGGGGATGCTCGTGGTGCTGCGACTGGTGAGCGTCGAGGCCTCCGAGCGCCGGCTGCTGTCGCGGCAGTCCGCCCTGGCCGCCTTCGGTGGCCGTGCTGTGGGCGAGGACGACCTGGCGCTGCTGGAGGCCGACGCTGTGCGCGTGGTCGGCGAGCTGGTCGACGCCCCCGTCAGCCTGCAGCGCCGGCCGCTGGGCACGCACCCGGCCGCCGTCCCGCAGCGGCGACTGCCCCCGGGGCAGCGCCAGGCCCGCGGTGTCCGCGTCGGCGGCTCCCGGGAGGAGCTGGAGGCGAGCTGGGAGGGCGAGCTCGCTCCGGAGGACGTCGAGGTCGTCGAGTCGGTGCTGCACGTCCTGTCCGCGGGTGCAGAGCGGGCCGCCGCCGAGGAGGAGCTGCGCCGCCTCGCGGTCCGCGACGCGCTGACGGGGCTGCCGAACCGCGCGCTGCTGCAGGACCGGCTCGCGAGCGCGCTCGGCCGTGCCGGCCGCACCCAGGACGTCGTGGCCGTGCTGTTCTTCGGCCTCGACGGGCTCAAGCGGCTCAACGACACCGCCGGGCACGCGGCGGGCGACGCCGCGCTCGTCCAGGTCGGCAGCGCGGTCGCCCGGGCCGCGCGCAGCACGGACACGGCAGCGCGGTTCGGCAGCGACGAGTTCGTCCTGCTCTGCGAGGGCGACTGCCCGCCCGCCCGGCTGCTCGAGATCGCCCAGCACGTGCGCGCGGAGGTCGCCCGGCTCGACCTCCCCGGGCCCGCGCTCACCGCCTCGGCCGGCATCGCGGCGTCGCCGGCGGGAGAGGGCAGCCCCGAGGACCTCCTGCGCGACGCGCACGCCGCGCTGCAGCGGGCCAAGGAGCGCGGCACGGGCGTCGAGACGTTCGGCGAGGGCCTGCGCCGCGAGCTGCTCGAGCGCGTGCAGCTGGAGAGCGACCTCGACCGCGACGTGCCCGACCGGCTGGAAGTGCACTACCAGCCGGTCGTGCGGACGGCCGACGGGCGGCCGGTGTCGGTGGAGGCGCTCGTGCGCTGGCGCCGCGACGGTGAGCTGCTCCTCCCCGGCGCGTGGCTCGAGGTCGCCGAGCAGACCGGTCGCATCGTCGCCGTCGGCGAAGCGGTGCTGCGCCGCGCCTGCGCCGACGCGAGCCGGCTGCGGCTGCCCGTGGCGGTCAACGTCAGCGCCCGCCAGCTCGCCAGTCCCGGCTTCGCCGAGCTGGTGGAGTCCCTCGCGGTGCCCGGCGGCGTGCCGCTCGTCCTCGAGGTCACCGAGACCGCGGTCATCGCCGACGTGGAGGGAGCGCGGCGGCTGCTCGAGCGCGTACGGGCCGCGGGGGTGCGCGTCGCGATGGACGACTTCGGCACCGGGTGGAGCTCGCTCGGCATGCTCAGCCGGCTCCCGGTGGACGTGCTGAAGATCGACCGGTCGTTCGTCGCCCGTGTCGACGAGCCCGACGGGCGGGCGCTGGTCGAGACGGTGCTGCTGCTCGGCACGAGCCTCGGGCTCGACGTGGTCGCCGAGGGCGTGGAGACCGAGGAGCAGCTCGAGGTCCTCCGGTCGCTCGGCTGCTCCCTGGTCCAGGGCTTCCTCACCGGGCGCCCGCAGCCCGTGGAACGGCTGCTCGCCGCGGTCGCCGACGGCGGAGCGACTGCTGCCCGCGGGGACTGA
- a CDS encoding NADP-dependent isocitrate dehydrogenase has product MAKIKVQNPVVELDGDEMTRIIWQSIKDSLILPYLDVDLQYFDLGIEHRDATDDQVTIDAANAIKQHGVGVKCATITPDEARVEEFGLKKMWKSPNGTIRNILGGVIFREPIIMQNVPRLVPGWTKPIVIGRHAFGDQYRATDLKVPGEGTLTLSFTPKDGGEPIQLDVYDFPSGGVALAMYNLDDSIRDFARASMRYGLDRGYPVYLSTKNTILKTYDGRFKDIFAEVYEAEFKADFEAAGITYEHRLIDDMVAAALKWEGGYVWACKNYDGDVQSDTVAQGFGSLGLMTSVLLTPDGRTVEAEAAHGTVTRHYRQHQQGKPTSTNPIASIFAWTRGLQHRGKLDSTPEVTAFADDLEKVCIETVEGGQMTKDLALLIGKDQPWLTTQDFLAALDENLQRKRASA; this is encoded by the coding sequence ATGGCGAAGATCAAGGTCCAGAACCCGGTCGTCGAGCTCGACGGCGACGAGATGACGCGGATCATCTGGCAGTCCATCAAGGACTCGCTGATCCTGCCGTACCTCGACGTCGACCTGCAGTACTTCGACCTCGGCATCGAGCACCGGGACGCCACCGACGACCAGGTGACGATCGACGCCGCGAACGCCATCAAGCAGCACGGCGTGGGCGTGAAGTGCGCGACCATCACGCCGGACGAGGCACGGGTCGAGGAGTTCGGCCTGAAGAAGATGTGGAAGTCGCCCAACGGCACCATCCGCAACATCCTCGGCGGCGTCATCTTCCGCGAGCCGATCATCATGCAGAACGTCCCGCGCCTGGTGCCGGGCTGGACCAAGCCGATCGTCATCGGCCGTCACGCCTTCGGCGACCAGTACCGCGCGACCGACCTCAAGGTGCCCGGCGAGGGGACCCTGACGCTGAGCTTCACGCCGAAGGACGGCGGCGAGCCGATCCAGCTCGACGTCTACGACTTCCCGAGCGGCGGCGTCGCGCTCGCGATGTACAACCTCGACGACTCGATCCGCGACTTCGCCCGCGCCTCGATGCGCTACGGGCTCGACCGCGGCTACCCCGTCTACCTCTCGACGAAGAACACGATCCTCAAGACCTACGACGGCCGCTTCAAGGACATCTTCGCCGAGGTCTACGAGGCGGAGTTCAAGGCGGACTTCGAGGCCGCGGGCATCACCTACGAGCACCGGCTCATCGACGACATGGTCGCCGCGGCGCTCAAGTGGGAGGGCGGCTACGTCTGGGCGTGCAAGAACTACGACGGCGACGTCCAGTCGGACACCGTCGCGCAGGGCTTCGGCTCGCTCGGCCTCATGACGAGCGTGCTGCTCACCCCGGACGGCCGCACCGTCGAGGCGGAGGCCGCGCACGGCACCGTCACCCGGCACTACCGCCAGCACCAGCAGGGCAAGCCGACGTCCACCAACCCGATCGCCTCGATCTTCGCGTGGACCCGCGGCCTGCAGCACCGCGGCAAGCTCGACAGCACCCCCGAGGTCACGGCCTTCGCCGACGACCTCGAGAAGGTCTGCATCGAGACCGTCGAGGGTGGCCAGATGACCAAGGACCTCGCGCTGCTCATCGGCAAGGACCAGCCCTGGCTCACCACGCAGGACTTCCTCGCCGCGCTCGACGAGAACCTCCAGCGCAAGCGCGCCAGCGCCTGA
- the purH gene encoding bifunctional phosphoribosylaminoimidazolecarboxamide formyltransferase/IMP cyclohydrolase, protein MTEQRRPVRRALVSVYDKTGLDELARGLHEAGVEIVSTGSTAARIAADGIPVTRVEELTGFPETLDGRVKTLHPRVHAGILADLRKAEHEAELAELGIAPFELVVVNLYPFRQTVLSGASPDECVEQIDIGGPAMVRAAAKNHPSVAVVVNPERYPEVLDIVRDGGSTLHQRQRLAVEAFAHTAGYDIAVASWMGNVLVPTDDGSGFPAWTAGSWERGEVLRYGENPHQRAAVYRHWRPGLAHAEQLGGKAMSYNNYVDTDAAWRAAHDHEQPAVAIIKHANPCGIAVGADIAEAHRKAHACDPVSAYGGVIATNRPVTAALVRQLEGVFTEVLAAPAFDDEALDLLAGKKNLRVLRVPASTAPDPVEVRPISGGLVMQTVDRLQAEGDNPVSWRLVAGDPVDEATLADLAFAWRACRTVKSNAILLASGGASVGVGMGQVNRVDSCRLAVARAGERARGAVAASDAFFPFADGLEVLISGGVRAVVQPGGSIRDEEVFAAAAEAGVAMYVTGSRHFFH, encoded by the coding sequence ATGACCGAGCAGCGCAGGCCCGTACGCCGTGCCCTGGTCAGCGTCTACGACAAGACCGGGCTCGACGAGCTGGCGCGCGGGCTGCACGAGGCCGGCGTCGAGATCGTCTCCACCGGCTCGACCGCCGCCCGCATCGCCGCCGACGGCATCCCCGTGACCCGCGTGGAGGAGCTGACCGGCTTCCCCGAGACCCTCGACGGGCGGGTCAAGACGCTGCACCCGCGCGTCCACGCGGGGATCCTCGCCGACCTGCGCAAGGCCGAGCACGAGGCGGAGCTCGCCGAGCTCGGGATCGCGCCGTTCGAGCTCGTCGTCGTCAACCTCTACCCGTTCCGCCAGACGGTCCTGTCGGGCGCGAGCCCCGACGAGTGCGTGGAGCAGATCGACATCGGCGGCCCGGCCATGGTCCGCGCCGCGGCGAAGAACCACCCCTCGGTGGCCGTGGTCGTCAACCCCGAGCGCTACCCGGAGGTGCTCGACATCGTCCGCGACGGCGGCTCGACCCTCCACCAGCGCCAGCGGCTGGCCGTCGAGGCGTTCGCCCACACCGCGGGCTACGACATCGCCGTGGCGTCGTGGATGGGCAACGTGCTCGTGCCGACGGACGACGGCAGCGGGTTCCCGGCGTGGACCGCGGGCAGCTGGGAGCGCGGGGAGGTGCTGCGCTACGGCGAGAACCCCCACCAGCGCGCGGCGGTCTACCGCCACTGGCGCCCGGGCCTCGCCCACGCCGAGCAGCTCGGCGGCAAGGCGATGTCGTACAACAACTACGTCGACACCGACGCCGCCTGGCGCGCGGCGCACGACCACGAGCAGCCCGCCGTCGCGATCATCAAGCACGCGAACCCCTGCGGCATCGCGGTGGGCGCCGACATCGCCGAGGCGCACCGCAAGGCGCACGCGTGCGACCCGGTCTCGGCCTACGGCGGCGTCATCGCGACCAACCGGCCCGTCACCGCGGCGCTCGTCCGCCAGCTCGAGGGCGTCTTCACCGAGGTGCTCGCGGCGCCGGCGTTCGACGACGAAGCGCTGGACCTGCTGGCCGGCAAGAAGAACCTCCGCGTGCTGCGGGTGCCGGCGAGCACCGCTCCCGATCCCGTCGAGGTCCGTCCCATCAGCGGCGGACTGGTCATGCAGACCGTCGACCGGCTCCAGGCCGAAGGCGACAACCCGGTCAGCTGGCGCCTGGTGGCCGGCGACCCCGTCGACGAGGCGACGCTGGCGGACCTCGCGTTCGCGTGGCGCGCCTGCCGCACGGTGAAGTCCAACGCGATCCTGCTCGCGTCCGGCGGCGCCTCGGTCGGCGTCGGCATGGGCCAGGTCAACCGCGTCGACTCGTGCCGGCTCGCGGTCGCCCGCGCGGGCGAGCGGGCGCGGGGCGCGGTGGCGGCGTCCGACGCGTTCTTCCCGTTCGCCGACGGGCTCGAGGTGCTCATCAGCGGCGGCGTGCGCGCTGTCGTCCAGCCGGGCGGCTCGATCCGCGACGAGGAGGTCTTCGCGGCCGCCGCGGAGGCCGGCGTGGCGATGTACGTCACCGGCTCGCGGCACTTCTTCCACTGA
- a CDS encoding bifunctional methylenetetrahydrofolate dehydrogenase/methenyltetrahydrofolate cyclohydrolase — protein MTATILDGKATAAAIRAELRERVDALRARGVVPGLGTVLVGEDPGSAAYVAGKHRDCAEVGITSIERQLPATATQTEVEATVAELNADPACSGYIVQLPLPRGLDEQRVLGLMDPEKDADGLHPVNLGKLVLMQEAPLPCTPRGCLELLHRYGVPTAGAEVVVVGRGVTAGRPMGLLLTRRTENATVTTCHTGTKDLAAHVRRADVVIAAAGVPGLLTADMVKPGAAVLDVGITRVVGPDGKGRYTGDVAPEVREVAGWLAPMPGGVGPMTRAMLLSNVVEAAERALADR, from the coding sequence GTGACGGCGACGATCCTCGACGGCAAGGCGACCGCAGCGGCGATCCGGGCTGAGCTCCGGGAGCGGGTGGACGCGCTCCGTGCGCGGGGCGTCGTCCCCGGCCTCGGGACCGTGCTCGTCGGCGAGGACCCGGGCAGCGCGGCGTACGTCGCCGGCAAGCACCGCGACTGCGCCGAGGTCGGCATCACGAGCATCGAGCGCCAGCTCCCGGCGACCGCCACCCAGACCGAGGTCGAGGCGACCGTCGCCGAGCTCAACGCCGACCCGGCGTGCTCGGGCTACATCGTCCAGCTGCCGTTGCCGCGCGGGCTGGACGAGCAGCGCGTGCTGGGGCTGATGGACCCCGAGAAGGACGCCGACGGCCTCCACCCGGTCAACCTGGGCAAGCTCGTCCTCATGCAGGAGGCGCCGCTGCCCTGCACCCCCCGCGGCTGCCTCGAGCTGCTCCACCGCTACGGCGTCCCGACCGCCGGCGCGGAGGTCGTGGTCGTGGGCCGCGGGGTGACCGCCGGGCGCCCGATGGGGCTGCTGCTCACCCGCCGCACGGAGAACGCCACCGTGACGACGTGCCACACCGGCACCAAAGATCTCGCCGCGCACGTGCGGCGCGCCGACGTCGTCATCGCGGCGGCGGGCGTCCCCGGCCTGCTCACGGCCGACATGGTCAAGCCGGGCGCGGCCGTGCTCGACGTCGGCATCACGCGGGTGGTCGGCCCTGACGGGAAGGGCCGCTACACCGGTGACGTCGCCCCTGAGGTGCGCGAGGTCGCCGGGTGGCTGGCGCCGATGCCGGGCGGGGTCGGGCCGATGACCCGGGCGATGCTGCTGAGCAACGTCGTCGAGGCCGCCGAGCGCGCGCTCGCCGACCGGTAG
- a CDS encoding DUF3017 domain-containing protein, giving the protein MRHASRTPRWLGEWPTVLVLGVAAAGVLLVALPGVALRLALEVLAAAPALGAVLRAVLPSARAGLLRVRARAVDVVLLAAAAVGVLALVLATPTSGR; this is encoded by the coding sequence GTGCGCCACGCGTCGCGCACCCCCCGCTGGCTCGGGGAGTGGCCGACGGTCCTCGTGCTCGGCGTCGCCGCTGCGGGGGTGCTGCTGGTCGCGCTGCCGGGGGTGGCGCTGCGGCTGGCGCTCGAGGTCCTGGCTGCCGCCCCGGCGCTCGGGGCCGTGCTGCGGGCGGTGCTGCCGTCCGCGCGCGCGGGGCTGCTGCGCGTACGCGCTCGTGCGGTCGACGTCGTCCTGCTCGCGGCGGCGGCGGTCGGCGTCCTGGCCCTCGTGCTCGCGACCCCCACCAGCGGGCGCTGA
- a CDS encoding cell division protein PerM — protein sequence MSTLLDPRTRRPVPAPPGPRRHPGRAAVLCTVAVLRSALLTWLPLAVLVLVGWATTAGGSSAGQAVRTTAYAWLLSQGAPLHLASGRLALWPLGLALLPAAATASSTTRLVRALGARSLRAAAVPLAAVVLGTAALAVLVAAATAVHDVSAPPALAALRAALLAVPAVLVGAARALRRRPGALPVMPLRAGLVLLGAVSCAVALLGASAGLLALDLLVRLGEGAAAAQSLHAGPVGGLLLLAGQVALLPDAVVWTAAFCLGPGFAVGTGTSVSPSGVHLGALPDLPLLTALPSAGGVPALVRLLVVLLPVGAGVLGGAVVARRAPRSYAVDATAVVAGAGGAVAGLLLGLLAALSSGAAGDERLQVLGPSPVAVALAAATELALVAACTAWVLRARQRS from the coding sequence ATGTCCACGCTGCTCGACCCCCGCACCCGCCGGCCCGTCCCCGCGCCGCCGGGCCCGCGCCGCCACCCGGGCCGGGCCGCCGTGCTCTGCACCGTCGCCGTGCTCCGCAGCGCACTGCTGACCTGGCTGCCGCTGGCCGTCCTCGTGCTCGTCGGCTGGGCGACGACCGCCGGCGGCTCGTCGGCGGGGCAGGCCGTCCGCACCACGGCGTACGCGTGGCTGCTGTCCCAGGGTGCGCCGCTCCACCTCGCCTCCGGGCGACTGGCCCTGTGGCCGCTCGGCCTCGCGCTGCTGCCGGCGGCCGCGACGGCGTCCAGCACGACCCGGCTCGTCCGCGCGCTCGGCGCGCGCAGCCTGCGGGCGGCGGCCGTCCCGCTCGCCGCGGTCGTCCTCGGGACGGCGGCCCTGGCGGTGCTGGTCGCCGCGGCCACCGCCGTCCACGACGTCTCCGCCCCTCCCGCGCTCGCCGCGCTGAGGGCGGCCCTGCTCGCGGTCCCGGCGGTCCTCGTCGGAGCGGCCCGCGCGCTGCGCCGCCGGCCCGGCGCCCTGCCCGTCATGCCGCTGCGCGCGGGCCTCGTGCTCCTCGGGGCGGTGTCCTGCGCGGTGGCGCTGCTCGGGGCGTCGGCCGGCCTGCTCGCGCTCGACCTGCTGGTCCGGCTCGGCGAGGGCGCGGCCGCGGCGCAGAGCCTGCACGCCGGGCCGGTCGGGGGCTTGCTGCTGCTCGCCGGGCAGGTCGCGCTGCTCCCCGACGCGGTCGTCTGGACGGCGGCGTTCTGCCTCGGGCCGGGCTTCGCCGTCGGCACCGGGACCAGCGTCTCGCCGTCCGGCGTGCACCTCGGGGCCCTGCCCGACCTGCCGCTGCTCACCGCGCTGCCCTCGGCAGGGGGCGTCCCCGCGCTGGTGCGGCTGCTCGTCGTGCTGCTGCCGGTCGGTGCGGGCGTGCTCGGCGGTGCCGTCGTCGCGCGCCGTGCCCCCCGCTCGTACGCCGTCGACGCGACCGCCGTCGTCGCGGGCGCCGGTGGCGCCGTGGCGGGGCTGCTGCTCGGCCTGCTCGCGGCCCTGTCCAGCGGAGCGGCCGGGGACGAGCGGCTCCAGGTCCTCGGCCCCTCGCCGGTCGCCGTCGCGCTCGCCGCGGCGACCGAGCTCGCGCTCGTCGCGGCGTGCACCGCCTGGGTGCTGCGGGCGCGCCAGCGGAGCTAG
- a CDS encoding DMT family transporter — translation MSGGPPRPLALGLAVASGAVLAVQSRINGTLGQRLHDGVSAAGISFGSGLLVLAVVVLGTPRGRSGLRRLRTALLEGGIRWWQCVGGALGAAFVVVQSVAVPLVGVALYSVAVVAGQTASSAAVDRAGLSPSGRAPVTLPRLVAAALAVVAVLVAGSGGLGRGGHSAVLVASVAAGATLAVQLAVNGHVGRASGQPLVAALVNFAVGGVALALVLAVRALVGAAASGALPGEPQLYLGGVLGIVTIAVGALVVRPLGVLVLGLCSVLGQLTGSLVVDAVVPTPGHELGWRSVAGCAITAVAVVVGSRRGRMGARDGDDPRRQGDRSGDPG, via the coding sequence CTGAGCGGGGGGCCGCCCCGGCCACTGGCCCTCGGGCTCGCGGTCGCCTCAGGCGCGGTGCTCGCGGTGCAGTCCCGGATCAACGGCACGCTGGGCCAGCGCCTCCACGACGGCGTCTCCGCGGCGGGGATCAGCTTCGGCAGCGGGCTGCTGGTCCTCGCGGTGGTGGTCCTCGGCACGCCGCGCGGGCGGTCGGGGCTCCGGCGGCTGCGGACCGCGCTGCTCGAGGGCGGCATCCGCTGGTGGCAGTGCGTGGGCGGCGCGCTGGGCGCGGCGTTCGTCGTCGTGCAGTCGGTCGCGGTCCCGCTCGTGGGGGTCGCGCTCTACTCGGTCGCGGTGGTCGCTGGCCAGACCGCGAGCAGCGCCGCCGTCGACCGGGCGGGCCTCAGCCCCAGCGGCCGCGCCCCCGTCACGCTCCCGCGGCTGGTCGCCGCCGCGCTCGCGGTGGTCGCCGTGCTCGTCGCCGGCTCCGGCGGGCTGGGCAGGGGCGGGCACAGCGCGGTCCTCGTGGCGTCCGTCGCCGCCGGCGCCACCCTCGCCGTGCAGCTCGCCGTCAACGGCCACGTCGGGCGCGCGTCGGGCCAGCCGCTGGTCGCCGCGCTCGTGAACTTCGCCGTGGGCGGTGTCGCGCTCGCCCTGGTCCTGGCCGTACGGGCGCTCGTCGGAGCCGCGGCGAGCGGGGCGCTGCCGGGGGAGCCGCAGCTCTACCTCGGCGGCGTGCTCGGGATCGTCACCATCGCGGTGGGCGCCCTCGTCGTCCGGCCCCTGGGCGTGCTCGTGCTGGGGCTGTGCTCGGTCCTCGGGCAGCTGACCGGCAGCCTCGTCGTCGACGCCGTGGTCCCGACCCCTGGGCACGAGCTCGGCTGGCGCAGCGTCGCGGGCTGCGCGATCACCGCGGTGGCGGTCGTGGTGGGGTCGCGGCGTGGAAGGATGGGCGCTCGTGACGGCGACGATCCTCGACGGCAAGGCGACCGCAGCGGCGATCCGGGCTGA